Proteins encoded in a region of the Methanobrevibacter millerae genome:
- a CDS encoding DUF1284 domain-containing protein, with translation MELRGHHLLCILGFQGYGYSEDFVLNMTRINELRKTDKTTIKLINSSDDICSACPNLKNDLCENEMQNETIVKMDEEVLSEFDINKEYNAIDLFNEVILKFNTLKSVENICNDCKWAEKCLFYKKLK, from the coding sequence ATGGAATTAAGAGGTCATCATTTATTATGCATTTTAGGTTTTCAGGGTTATGGCTACAGTGAGGATTTTGTTTTGAATATGACCCGAATTAATGAATTAAGAAAAACCGATAAAACCACCATTAAATTAATTAATAGTTCTGACGACATTTGTTCCGCTTGTCCGAATTTAAAAAATGACCTGTGCGAAAACGAAATGCAAAATGAAACCATTGTAAAAATGGATGAAGAAGTATTATCCGAATTTGATATTAATAAAGAGTATAATGCAATAGATTTATTTAATGAAGTAATTTTAAAATTCAATACATTAAAAAGTGTTGAAAATATTTGCAATGATTGTAAATGGGCGGAAAAATGTTTATTTTACAAAAAATTAAAATGA
- a CDS encoding biotin transporter BioY, translated as MNIENYYTARKNVFERFNESSTITKIVFSFLMACITGLMAQIIIPLPWTPVPITAQTFAVLCSGLFLGKRYGCLSQIMYVVLGIAFVPWFGGMTGGLDVLLGSTGGYLIGFIIASYFIGYITDKYAKARNFTRMFAVICVANFALIYIPGLLGLALWMYFAQGTVVGIADLLMMGLVPFIFGDLVKVAGAAGLSKVFLPKD; from the coding sequence ATAAACATTGAAAATTATTATACTGCTAGAAAAAATGTCTTTGAAAGATTTAACGAATCTAGTACAATAACAAAAATTGTTTTTTCATTTTTAATGGCTTGTATTACAGGTTTAATGGCTCAAATAATCATTCCTCTTCCATGGACTCCTGTCCCAATTACTGCCCAAACATTTGCAGTTTTATGTTCAGGATTATTCCTTGGTAAAAGATATGGATGTTTAAGCCAAATAATGTATGTTGTTTTAGGAATTGCATTTGTCCCATGGTTTGGGGGAATGACTGGTGGATTAGATGTATTGCTCGGATCTACTGGAGGATATTTAATCGGATTCATTATTGCATCATACTTTATTGGTTATATTACTGACAAATATGCAAAAGCACGTAATTTTACCCGTATGTTTGCAGTTATTTGTGTAGCTAACTTTGCATTAATTTATATTCCAGGACTTTTAGGTTTAGCATTATGGATGTACTTTGCTCAAGGTACTGTTGTTGGAATTGCAGATCTTTTAATGATGGGTCTTGTTCCTTTCATCTTCGGAGACCTTGTTAAAGTTGCAGGTGCAGCTGGATTATCCAAAGTTTTCTTACCAAAAGACTAA